Part of the Faecalibacterium duncaniae genome, ATTCTCAGCCCACAAAGGCCGAACTGTTGGATGAGATCAATACAGAGCATCAGCGTTGGGAAGCGGCTCCTGCCGCCGACCCGACACCCTATCTGCGGCATTACGATGACCCCGCCGATGCACAGAAAGATACAGATTACTTTACCGATACCTACAGCGAATACGATGCCGAAAAGGAACTTACCGTAGATGAAGCGAAAGCAGATGTGAATTACCTCTTCGACGCGCTCTACTATGATTATGCTCTCTACGATTATTTTGGCGGACACGCTGTATTCGATCAGGCAAAGGCTGATACTCTGCAGGAAGTCCAAAGCAGGGACAGCCTGACCTGTGAAGATTTGCAGAAGATTCTGGTAAGTCATCTTACCTTTATCAAGGACGGTCACTTCAACATCAATCAGGACTATCCGTCGGAAAAAGACATTCCGTTTTTCTTCCGTCAGGTGATGTTCGTAAAAACGGATTCGGGCTATCAGAATGCCAATGGAAAAGTCGTTGCATCCGTGGACGATCATCCCGATCTGGATGAACTGTTCAAGCGTTCAATCTCTGAGCAGGGGTATCTGGTGTATTATCCGGTCCTGCTGAAGCCTGCTACATTTGATGGGACAGAATGGGAAAAGCACACCTGTGATGAAACGCTGACGGTGCACTATACAGACGGCAGTACCGACACACTGACAGCAGACGCATGGAGCCAGTATTACAAAGAGCTTCCCAAAGACCAGAATACCGATCTTCGCCAGACAGATGGAATCCCGGTATTCCAGTTCAACAGCTTTGAGGTCTCTTTTCTACAGGAGGTCAATGCTGCGGCAGCACAAATGAGTGATGCTGCGATCTCCATGCTGGATCTGCGCTTCAATGTCGGCGGATATGAAGAAGTAGCTCATCAGTGGATCACCCGATACAGCCGCCAGCGTGTACAGGGCAATGGAGTCCGCTATGACGTTGTTAATCCGGTATCCGTAGCGATACAAGCTCATCGGTGGCAAACGCACGACAACATTCTGATTCTTTTAAGCGGAAAATGCTCTGCCTCTTCTGCAGAAATCACAATGGACCTTGCCTATAATCTGGAAAACAGCCTGATCATCGGAGAAAACACAAATGGATGTATGATCGGAAATGGTGGGCATGTGGAACTGCCGAACAGCAAATGCTCGGTTATAATGACATCCGTATGTGTCTATCTGCTGCCGGAGGGTACAGATTATTTTGAAGAAATGCGTGGCCTTTCTCCGGATATCTGGGTCCCGGCCAAAGAAGCCGAAACGCTGGCCGCAAAACTTATGGAAAATCTAAAGTAAGGTCTGACCCTCCCGGCCACAAAGAAAAATCCCCGGCGCACTTTTGTGTACCGGGGATTTTATTAACACATGCGACCGGGAGGATTCGAACCTCTGGCCTTCCGGGTCGGAGCCGAACGCTCTATCCAGCTGAGCTACGATCGCACATTACTGGCAAACCAGTGTAATGTAGTATAGCACAGCCGGAGGCAAAAATCAAGCCGTCTGGCGGCTCTGTATCCGGATTCCGTGTCCGATCCCGCGCCAGCAAGACACTGATGCATTCTGTTCTTCCTTTTTGAAAGATTCATCTTGCAAAAGTGTGCGCATCTCTTATAATAGGTGTTGTGCCCCGGTATGCGCGGGCACGGTTTAGGACTGGAAAAGGAAAAAGAGAACATGAAATCTAGCACAAGATCCCTGACAGAAGGCCCTCTGGCAAAGCAGATCCTTCTGGTCAGCCTGCCGCTGGCATTATCCAACCTGCTGCAGGTCTTATTCAATATGTCGGACGTGGCCGTGGTGGGGCGGTTTGCGGGCTCCACAGCGCTGGGCGCGGTGGGCTCCACCAGCATCTTTGTCACGCTGTTCACTGGCTTTCTCATCGGCCTGGGCAACGGCATCAACGTGCTGGTGGCCCGCTTCTACGGAGCCAGACACCCGGACGATGTCCACGACACCGTCCACTCGGCCCTGATCGTCAGCCTGATCGCAGGCGTGATCCTGCTGGTTGTGGGGCTGCTGGGCTCCCCTGCCATGCTGCGGCTGCTGAACACCAAGGTGGACCTGCTGCCGGGTGCGATCCTCTACCTGCGGGTGTATTTTCTGGGTATGCCGGCACTGGCTCTGTACAATTTCGGCAACGCCGTGTTCAGCGCCATCGGGGAGACCAAAAAGCCGCTGTACATCCTGAGCTTTGCCGGTGTGCTGAATATCCTTCTGAACCTGTTCTTTGTCATCGTCTGCAACCTGGACGTGGCAGGCGTGGCGCTGGCCAGTGCCATTTCCCAGTGTGTTTCTGCCGGGCTCATCCTCCACGCTCTGACCAGGGTGCAGGACTGCTACGCCCTTCATTTCAAGGAAGCAAAGCTCGACCCCGCCATGACCAAAAGCATTCTGGCGCTGGGCCTGCCTGCCGGATTCCAGAACGCCATTTTCGCCATCGCAAACCTGTTCATCCAGGCCGGTGTCAACTCCTTTGATTCCCTCATGGTCAAGGGCAA contains:
- a CDS encoding S41 family peptidase — its product is MKSKLASLLCCLIVLINLSGCTKVTQLVKDSQPTKAELLDEINTEHQRWEAAPAADPTPYLRHYDDPADAQKDTDYFTDTYSEYDAEKELTVDEAKADVNYLFDALYYDYALYDYFGGHAVFDQAKADTLQEVQSRDSLTCEDLQKILVSHLTFIKDGHFNINQDYPSEKDIPFFFRQVMFVKTDSGYQNANGKVVASVDDHPDLDELFKRSISEQGYLVYYPVLLKPATFDGTEWEKHTCDETLTVHYTDGSTDTLTADAWSQYYKELPKDQNTDLRQTDGIPVFQFNSFEVSFLQEVNAAAAQMSDAAISMLDLRFNVGGYEEVAHQWITRYSRQRVQGNGVRYDVVNPVSVAIQAHRWQTHDNILILLSGKCSASSAEITMDLAYNLENSLIIGENTNGCMIGNGGHVELPNSKCSVIMTSVCVYLLPEGTDYFEEMRGLSPDIWVPAKEAETLAAKLMENLK
- a CDS encoding MATE family efflux transporter, which encodes MKSSTRSLTEGPLAKQILLVSLPLALSNLLQVLFNMSDVAVVGRFAGSTALGAVGSTSIFVTLFTGFLIGLGNGINVLVARFYGARHPDDVHDTVHSALIVSLIAGVILLVVGLLGSPAMLRLLNTKVDLLPGAILYLRVYFLGMPALALYNFGNAVFSAIGETKKPLYILSFAGVLNILLNLFFVIVCNLDVAGVALASAISQCVSAGLILHALTRVQDCYALHFKEAKLDPAMTKSILALGLPAGFQNAIFAIANLFIQAGVNSFDSLMVKGNSAAANADPLIYDCMAAFYMACASFMSQNYGAGKPDRVKKSYFISLAYSFGVGLALGGGLFLFGRQFLALFTTESAVIDAGMKRVGVMALAYCISAFMDCTIAASRGLGKTVVPTVIVIMGSCVFRVIWVYTIFAHFHTIPSLYLLYPCSWALTAIAEILYFIRCYKQAMKIFREPILSSL